The following proteins are encoded in a genomic region of Gammaproteobacteria bacterium:
- the recC gene encoding exodeoxyribonuclease V subunit gamma — translation MLRLYRGNRLERLADRLAEVLADPAGLPLAPETVVVQGPGTARWVAARLAARLRVCANVRFPQPAAFIWDCLRTVLPDLPAGSAYEPERLLWRVFGLLERVRGEPGFAALGHYLEGSDELKRLRLAGRLAATLDQYLVYRPDWIRDWERGGGEDWQAPFWRRLVAEGGRGHWVHAQDAFLSAPLSAPALRSALPSRVAVFALPTLSPSYLALLAHLAGLLDVHLFLLDPSREYWSDIESPGATARRRARWRREGRSDASGYYALGHPLLASLGRMGRELLDQVLEYDAEEEDLWEDPVGDLAARLAAGLAAGSAGGPLGASAAEPAEWPAAPSRLRLLQRDVLELRNRGREPDAPLLPIPQGDRSLQVHACHGPLREVQVLHDALLDLFERLPGLEPRDVLVLAPDPDVYAPHVEAVFGALGDERYIPWSAARRDPAAGAPAVAAVLQLLDLPASRLPASEVLSLLEVAAVARRLALDEAAVEALRGWVRESGVRWGLDAEARSEAGLPALDETTWAFGLRRLFLGYAMPEDAGLFAGVLPCPGPEGSSAPWLGALAALVERLGTWRQRLAGRYPAGRWAALLRELVDDFLVPTDDEEEARLLELGEAALGVADAALGAGYTGTFAREVFRERLIDALAGHRGAPPVLAGGVTFAGLGQLPGVPARIVWLLGMNGADFPRTERPPGFDRMARQRLRGDRSRRDEDRQRFLDALLAARDVFAVSYVGRSARDNAPMVPSVVVSELLDYVQQAFPPEAPRGAPGGAGLVTEHPLQPFSRRYFDGGDPRLFSYAREWLPERIGAPAGAGAVTSTGPTARAIPTGTPALGSFVRAALPLPEEAGREIELGALERFLENPARHFLRERLGVRLAAAEAAPQDAESFRLDRLAAYRLRGEALSAALAGQGLEEAVLPLAAARGDLPLGPVGSLDFARGTAGVPDLAAVLRPALARTLPALEVDLVLDGFRLRGWLSGVTPGGLVTYRVGKVGAKDCLRLWVRHLALCALAPAGVSLASRHFGEDGELALGPVADARAQLRALAGAWREGLAAPLPFFPETSLAWARAERTGTPEGDCWRAARKHWHDGYQDRGEALDVWVAVAFRDWEPPDAAFVAAARAVAGPLLAAEAAGPSGQPEVTGGSDAAP, via the coding sequence GTGCTGCGCCTCTACCGCGGGAACCGACTCGAGCGTCTGGCCGACCGGCTGGCGGAGGTCCTCGCGGACCCCGCCGGCCTGCCGCTCGCCCCCGAGACGGTGGTGGTGCAGGGGCCGGGGACGGCACGCTGGGTCGCAGCCCGGCTCGCGGCCCGGCTCAGGGTCTGCGCCAACGTCCGGTTTCCCCAGCCGGCCGCGTTCATCTGGGATTGCTTGCGCACGGTCCTGCCGGACCTTCCCGCCGGTTCCGCCTACGAGCCCGAGCGGCTCCTCTGGCGGGTCTTCGGACTCCTCGAGCGGGTGCGCGGGGAGCCCGGGTTCGCGGCCCTCGGTCACTACCTCGAGGGCAGCGACGAGCTGAAACGCCTGCGCCTCGCCGGGCGCCTCGCGGCGACCCTGGACCAGTATCTCGTGTACCGCCCGGACTGGATCCGGGACTGGGAGCGGGGCGGGGGCGAGGACTGGCAGGCGCCGTTCTGGCGCCGGCTGGTGGCCGAGGGCGGCCGGGGCCACTGGGTGCACGCCCAGGACGCCTTTCTCTCGGCGCCTCTCTCGGCGCCGGCGCTCCGCTCTGCGCTGCCCTCGCGGGTCGCCGTCTTCGCCCTGCCGACCCTCTCCCCGAGCTACCTCGCGCTCCTCGCGCACCTGGCCGGCCTCCTCGACGTCCACCTCTTTCTCCTCGACCCCTCGCGCGAGTACTGGTCCGACATCGAGTCGCCCGGGGCGACGGCGCGCCGGCGCGCCCGCTGGCGGCGCGAGGGTCGCTCCGACGCGAGCGGGTACTACGCGCTCGGCCACCCGCTGCTCGCGTCGCTTGGGCGCATGGGCCGGGAGCTCCTCGACCAGGTGCTGGAGTACGACGCCGAGGAGGAGGACCTCTGGGAGGACCCGGTAGGGGACCTGGCGGCGCGTCTGGCGGCAGGTCTGGCGGCGGGCTCGGCGGGAGGCCCGCTGGGGGCAAGCGCGGCGGAGCCGGCGGAGTGGCCGGCCGCGCCCTCTCGGCTCCGGCTCCTGCAGCGGGACGTGCTCGAGCTGCGCAACCGGGGCCGCGAGCCCGATGCGCCGTTGCTTCCCATCCCGCAGGGAGACCGCTCGCTGCAGGTGCACGCCTGCCACGGGCCCCTGCGGGAGGTGCAGGTGCTGCACGATGCGCTCCTCGATCTCTTCGAGCGCCTGCCTGGGCTCGAGCCCCGGGACGTGCTGGTGCTCGCGCCCGACCCGGACGTCTACGCCCCGCACGTCGAGGCGGTGTTCGGGGCGCTCGGGGACGAGCGCTACATCCCCTGGTCGGCCGCACGCCGGGACCCGGCGGCCGGTGCCCCGGCGGTGGCCGCCGTGCTGCAACTGCTGGACCTGCCGGCGAGCCGTCTGCCCGCGAGCGAGGTGCTCTCGCTCCTCGAGGTCGCGGCCGTCGCTCGCCGTCTCGCGCTCGACGAGGCGGCGGTGGAGGCCCTGCGCGGTTGGGTCCGGGAGTCGGGGGTCCGCTGGGGGCTCGACGCCGAGGCACGGTCCGAGGCCGGCCTGCCGGCCCTCGACGAGACGACCTGGGCGTTCGGGCTGCGCCGGCTCTTTCTCGGCTACGCCATGCCGGAGGACGCGGGGCTCTTCGCGGGGGTGCTGCCCTGCCCGGGTCCGGAGGGGTCCTCCGCCCCCTGGCTCGGCGCGCTCGCGGCGCTGGTGGAGCGCCTGGGCACGTGGCGCCAACGCCTCGCCGGGCGCTATCCGGCGGGGCGCTGGGCGGCGCTCCTGCGGGAGCTGGTGGACGACTTCCTCGTCCCGACCGACGACGAGGAGGAGGCCCGGCTCCTGGAGCTGGGCGAGGCGGCGCTCGGGGTGGCGGACGCGGCCCTCGGGGCGGGCTACACGGGCACATTCGCGCGGGAGGTGTTCCGGGAGCGGCTCATCGACGCCCTCGCGGGACACCGGGGCGCTCCGCCGGTCCTGGCGGGTGGGGTGACCTTCGCCGGCCTCGGGCAGCTGCCGGGCGTCCCCGCCCGGATCGTCTGGCTCCTCGGCATGAACGGCGCGGACTTTCCCCGGACGGAGCGCCCGCCCGGCTTCGACCGGATGGCCCGCCAGCGTCTGCGGGGCGACCGCTCGCGCCGGGACGAGGACCGCCAGCGCTTCCTCGACGCGCTGCTCGCGGCGCGCGACGTGTTCGCGGTGAGCTACGTGGGGCGCAGCGCCCGGGACAACGCCCCGATGGTCCCCTCGGTGGTGGTGAGCGAGCTCCTGGACTACGTGCAGCAGGCCTTCCCGCCAGAGGCCCCCCGCGGGGCCCCTGGGGGCGCCGGTCTCGTCACCGAGCACCCCCTGCAGCCCTTCAGCCGGCGCTATTTCGACGGCGGCGACCCGCGGCTCTTCAGCTATGCCCGGGAGTGGCTCCCCGAGCGGATCGGGGCGCCGGCCGGCGCGGGGGCAGTGACCTCGACCGGGCCCACCGCCCGCGCCATCCCCACCGGCACCCCCGCCCTGGGCAGCTTCGTGCGCGCTGCCCTGCCGCTCCCGGAGGAGGCGGGGCGGGAGATCGAGCTCGGCGCGCTCGAGCGGTTTCTCGAGAACCCCGCGCGCCACTTCCTGCGCGAGCGGCTCGGGGTGCGACTGGCGGCGGCGGAGGCTGCGCCGCAGGACGCGGAGAGCTTTCGCCTGGACCGGCTCGCGGCCTACCGGCTGCGCGGCGAGGCCCTCTCCGCGGCGCTGGCGGGGCAGGGCCTGGAGGAGGCCGTCCTTCCGCTCGCCGCGGCCCGGGGCGACCTGCCCCTCGGGCCGGTGGGCTCGCTCGACTTCGCGCGCGGGACCGCGGGGGTCCCGGACCTCGCCGCAGTCCTGCGCCCGGCCCTGGCCCGCACCCTGCCGGCCCTCGAGGTGGACCTCGTCCTCGACGGCTTCCGGCTCCGGGGGTGGCTGAGCGGCGTTACCCCCGGGGGCCTCGTCACGTACCGTGTCGGGAAGGTCGGCGCGAAGGACTGCCTGCGGCTCTGGGTCCGGCACCTCGCCCTCTGCGCGCTGGCCCCGGCGGGTGTCTCACTCGCGAGCCGGCACTTCGGGGAGGACGGAGAGCTCGCGCTCGGTCCGGTGGCCGACGCTCGAGCGCAGCTCCGCGCCCTCGCCGGGGCCTGGCGCGAGGGCCTCGCGGCCCCGCTGCCCTTCTTCCCCGAGACCTCGCTCGCCTGGGCGCGTGCCGAGCGCACCGGGACTCCCGAGGGGGACTGCTGGCGGGCGGCGCGCAAGCACTGGCACGACGGGTACCAGGACCGGGGCGAGGCCCTCGATGTCTGGGTTGCGGTCGCCTTTCGCGACTGGGAGCCACCCGACGCGGCCTTCGTCGCCGCGGCCCGCGCCGTGGCGGGGCCGTTGCTCGCGGCCGAGGCGGCGGGGCCGTCGGGGCAGCCCGAGGTGACGGGAGGGAGCGATGCAGCCCCTTGA